A region of the Nitrospinota bacterium genome:
AGCGTCAACCAGCTTTCCCAAGTCATGCGTTTTCTCGACTTGCCGGTCGTGGAAAACCAGAAAAGCCTTGAGGGATTTTTCCGCGCACTGCTGGGCGTGAAAACATGCCATATCTGTAAGGGGGTCGGCCATTAACAATGCGGCATACGCCATTTTAATATCGTGCTCGGATTTGATAAACCAACGTTTGATGGTAATCCGCTTATCATCATCCATAGCAAACGACTCCCGTTTCCGCAAC
Encoded here:
- a CDS encoding HEPN domain-containing protein, whose product is MDDDKRITIKRWFIKSEHDIKMAYAALLMADPLTDMACFHAQQCAEKSLKAFLVFHDRQVEKTHDLGKLVDACGKLDGSFLVMLPDLRGMSAYAITERYPDDWREILIDEAQEAVKKAEECMAFVKSKIPF